One Methanolobus sp. WCC4 DNA segment encodes these proteins:
- a CDS encoding helix-turn-helix domain-containing protein has product MEGLPPSAKLVFKVLEYGGLLTQKEIAEQSYLPPRTIRYALGRLKDEDFLQERFYFKDARQSLYGLKNVPDIGRTPMDDAPKIEQRMLNMNAENFELAVM; this is encoded by the coding sequence ATCGAAGGACTTCCACCTTCTGCAAAACTCGTCTTTAAGGTTCTCGAATATGGCGGACTCCTTACACAAAAGGAGATAGCCGAACAAAGTTACCTGCCTCCACGTACCATCAGATATGCACTTGGCAGACTGAAGGACGAGGATTTCCTGCAGGAAAGGTTCTATTTCAAGGATGCAAGACAAAGCCTCTATGGCCTGAAGAATGTGCCGGACATTGGAAGAACTCCAATGGACGATGCTCCGAAAATAGAACAGAGGATGCTAAATATGAATGCAGAGAATTTTGAACTCGCAGTCATGTGA
- a CDS encoding sulfurtransferase TusA family protein: protein MAKESIELDLKGEVCPLTFVKTKLHLESLKSGERLTVIFSSQSAISNVPKSVKNEGHTVLGIDQEDNGTWKMLIEKA from the coding sequence ATGGCAAAGGAATCTATAGAACTGGACCTGAAAGGGGAGGTATGTCCCCTCACTTTCGTTAAGACAAAACTGCATCTGGAAAGCCTGAAAAGCGGTGAACGCCTCACTGTGATCTTCAGTTCCCAATCTGCAATATCAAATGTTCCAAAAAGCGTGAAGAACGAGGGCCACACTGTACTTGGCATCGACCAGGAAGATAACGGTACATGGAAGATGCTTATCGAAAAAGCTTGA
- a CDS encoding inorganic phosphate transporter, translated as MKRHAKKEKERIKVIIALAAITSAIFMGLNIGGNNAAASMGAAYGAKARTKKQAVILIAIFSFLGAVISGGDVVRTLGNDIVPGNTITLVAAIIAIAAAALSLFIGNILKVPVSASQSIVGSIVGIGIFFGVLDTSLLTEIVGWWVVTPVLAFTLAFICGKFIHPKLLIWLIDHESEAKIRSIITKLLTASGCYVAYSAGANNAASAVGPLVGAGFFDQTTGTIIGGLTLGAGALLIGGRILQTVGDDITELCTIRAIFIEGIAAVIVHGASHAGIPVSLGQIVPAAIIGIGCANEGFNTVKSKTVKRIGLMWITSPIIAGLIAFGAMRIVS; from the coding sequence ATGAAAAGACATGCTAAAAAGGAAAAGGAGAGAATTAAAGTGATCATAGCACTGGCTGCAATTACATCTGCAATATTTATGGGATTGAACATTGGCGGAAATAATGCAGCCGCTTCCATGGGTGCAGCATATGGCGCAAAGGCCCGTACCAAGAAGCAGGCTGTGATCCTGATAGCTATATTCTCATTTTTAGGAGCGGTTATCAGTGGCGGCGATGTTGTCAGGACACTGGGTAACGATATAGTCCCGGGGAACACAATAACACTTGTTGCTGCCATCATTGCAATAGCTGCTGCTGCACTCAGCCTGTTCATAGGTAATATATTGAAGGTACCTGTGTCAGCAAGTCAGTCAATAGTCGGATCCATCGTAGGGATAGGCATATTCTTCGGCGTACTTGATACCAGCTTGCTCACTGAGATAGTAGGATGGTGGGTAGTCACACCGGTGCTTGCCTTTACACTGGCATTCATATGCGGCAAATTCATTCATCCGAAGCTCCTTATCTGGCTCATTGACCATGAATCGGAGGCGAAGATCAGGAGTATTATTACAAAGCTCCTTACTGCTTCCGGATGTTATGTGGCATATTCTGCCGGTGCCAACAATGCTGCAAGCGCAGTGGGTCCCCTAGTAGGTGCAGGATTCTTTGATCAGACCACAGGTACGATCATTGGAGGGCTGACGCTTGGAGCCGGTGCTTTGCTTATTGGCGGAAGGATACTTCAGACAGTGGGAGACGACATTACAGAACTCTGTACCATCCGTGCCATTTTCATAGAGGGAATAGCAGCAGTTATCGTTCACGGAGCATCACATGCAGGCATACCGGTCTCACTGGGACAGATCGTACCGGCAGCTATTATAGGCATTGGATGTGCGAATGAAGGATTCAATACAGTGAAAAGCAAGACAGTAAAACGTATCGGCCTCATGTGGATCACTTCACCGATAATTGCGGGTCTTATAGCATTCGGTGCTATGAGAATTGTTTCCTGA
- a CDS encoding phosphoadenylyl-sulfate reductase, whose product MPEQKTEIGKLADDYKGRTPQEILEYALNRFGKDITIAFSGAEDVVLIDMAVKIMPDVSIFSLDTGRLHPETYRFFDVVREHYDIPLEIFFANRERTEELVKEKGMFSFYRDGHGECCSVRKVDPLRRSLSTRAAWITGQRKDQSPNTRAEIPVVEVDPAFGDGKLIKFNPLANWSSKQVWDYIRENDVPYNELHEKGYVSIGCEPCTRPVLPGQHEREGRWWWEEATKKECGLHSGNIRPREE is encoded by the coding sequence ATGCCAGAACAAAAAACAGAAATTGGGAAACTAGCCGATGATTATAAGGGCCGGACTCCTCAGGAGATCCTTGAGTATGCCCTTAACAGGTTTGGAAAAGATATTACCATTGCATTCAGTGGTGCAGAGGATGTTGTGCTCATCGACATGGCTGTAAAGATCATGCCGGATGTGAGTATCTTCTCTCTTGACACTGGGCGCCTGCATCCTGAAACCTACAGGTTCTTCGATGTGGTTCGGGAGCATTATGATATCCCTCTCGAGATATTCTTTGCCAACAGGGAAAGGACGGAGGAACTTGTTAAAGAGAAAGGCATGTTCTCATTCTACAGGGACGGACATGGTGAGTGTTGTTCTGTCAGGAAGGTAGATCCTCTCAGGCGTTCCCTGAGCACAAGGGCTGCGTGGATAACGGGCCAGCGTAAGGACCAGAGTCCCAATACGCGTGCAGAGATACCTGTAGTTGAGGTGGATCCGGCATTTGGTGATGGCAAACTCATAAAGTTCAATCCTCTGGCTAACTGGAGCTCGAAACAGGTATGGGATTATATCCGGGAGAATGATGTCCCCTACAATGAGCTTCATGAGAAAGGATACGTCAGTATTGGCTGTGAACCATGTACCAGACCGGTCCTGCCGGGACAGCATGAGCGTGAAGGACGCTGGTGGTGGGAAGAGGCAACAAAGAAGGAATGTGGCCTGCACTCTGGAAATATCAGGCCTCGTGAAGAATAG
- a CDS encoding 4Fe-4S binding protein, giving the protein MGEKTTNYDRLKQGGFLRQKQQEDLFSMRLRVVGGQLSAEQLRALADASEKYGRGEVHITARQGLEISYIPFEDAEDLLDELEARGVHQGTCGPRVRGVVACQGNRICPRGLIDSEDIAGKIDEKYFAMELPGKFKFGVTGCPASCMKAQENDLGVMGGLEPEWIEGKCNYCKLCQTACPADAIRVEGKTLEYDREKCILCGQCRLICPKNAWAVSKEGYTIYVGGKVGRYPRFGTKLIELVDEDTLFSIIKKSIEFFRNEATPGERFGDTIQRVGFEEFRTFVLE; this is encoded by the coding sequence ATGGGTGAAAAGACAACCAACTATGACAGACTTAAACAGGGCGGTTTCCTTCGCCAGAAGCAGCAGGAAGACCTTTTTTCCATGCGCCTTCGCGTTGTAGGCGGCCAGTTAAGCGCTGAGCAGCTTCGCGCACTTGCCGATGCTTCAGAGAAGTATGGCAGGGGTGAGGTCCACATAACCGCACGTCAGGGACTTGAGATATCCTACATCCCCTTCGAGGATGCAGAAGACCTCCTTGACGAACTTGAAGCGCGCGGTGTCCATCAGGGTACCTGCGGTCCAAGGGTCCGTGGTGTAGTTGCATGTCAGGGTAATCGTATCTGTCCAAGGGGACTTATCGATTCAGAGGACATTGCAGGTAAGATCGATGAGAAATATTTTGCCATGGAGCTTCCTGGCAAGTTCAAATTCGGTGTCACAGGCTGTCCTGCATCATGTATGAAAGCTCAGGAGAACGATCTTGGTGTCATGGGAGGACTTGAGCCTGAATGGATAGAGGGCAAATGTAATTATTGTAAGCTCTGTCAGACCGCATGTCCTGCCGACGCGATCAGGGTAGAAGGCAAAACTCTGGAATATGACCGGGAGAAATGTATCCTCTGTGGTCAGTGCCGTCTCATATGCCCTAAAAATGCATGGGCTGTATCAAAAGAGGGGTATACCATCTATGTCGGTGGCAAGGTTGGAAGATATCCAAGATTTGGTACCAAACTTATAGAACTCGTAGATGAGGATACACTCTTCAGTATAATTAAAAAGTCCATTGAGTTCTTCAGGAATGAAGCAACTCCCGGAGAACGTTTCGGAGATACCATACAGCGTGTGGGTTTTGAAGAATTCAGGACCTTCGTGCTGGAATGA